The Chanodichthys erythropterus isolate Z2021 chromosome 12, ASM2448905v1, whole genome shotgun sequence genome contains a region encoding:
- the LOC137032420 gene encoding B-cell receptor CD22-like: MVMSVRMAPPLPLIFLLMIHRFSSAVWGVSYSPSHICALKDSSVIMSCTYTYPSGYQIMRVFWTKTKDKKETEEFPDLSEDSEYSQRLQYLGDKQQKCTIRLSHVTLKDSHMYYFRIITNKDKWIGYPGVNLTVTDLQVESPERVTEGDSVRLTCKSSCSLTDRATFIWYRNSQPLTERRDRNNELLLQSVRREDAGRYSCAVHGHNLISPAVQLNVTYPPMSVSVSISPSGEIVSGDSVTLICSSDSNPPALNFSWFKGGTFVGSGRIYSISKISSDDSGEYKCRSINEHGEKYSDAVTLNVMYPLRNVSVLITGSGEIVSGDSVTLICSSDSNPPALNFSWFKENESSAVGSGQSFSALQSGRFYGQAHNQHGSQRSDAVTVTEHHRSSWHVVFGITVECGAFFILAIIIIIVILFIM; encoded by the exons ATGGTGATGTCAGTCAGAAtggctcctcctcttcctctgatCTTTCTGCTCATGATTCACA GGTTTTCTAGTGCTGTTTGGGGTGTGAGTTACAGTCCTTCACACATCTGTGCACTAAAGGACTCATCAGTGATAATGAGCTGCACTTATACATACCCTTCTGGATATCAGATCATGAGAGTCTTCTGGACCAAAACAAAAGATAAAAAGGAAACAGAAGAGTTTCCAGATCTGTCTGAGGACTCTGAATACAGTCAGAGGCTTCAGTATCTGGGAGATAAACAGCAGAAATGCACCATCAGACtgagtcatgtgacactgaaggattCACACATGTACTATTTCAGAATCATCACTAATAAAGACAAATGGATTGGTTATCCAGGAGTGAATCTTACTGTCACAG atctTCAGGTGGAGTCTCCTGAGAGAGTGacagagggagattcagtccgtCTGACATGTAAAAGCAGCTGCTCTCTGACTGACAGAGCAACATTCATCTGGTACAGAAACTCACAGCCATTAACTGAGAGAAGAGACAGAAACAATGAACTCCTGCTGCAGTCAGTCAGAAGAGAGGATGCAGGCAGATATAGCTGTGCTGTACACGGACACAATCTCATCTCTCCTGCTGTTCAGCTCAATGTCACGT ACCCTCCAATGAGTGTCTCAGTGTCCATCAGTCCATCTGGTGAAATAGtgtcaggagattcagtgactctgatctgcagcagtgattcaaaccctcctgctCTGAACTTCAGCTGGTTTAAAGGAGGAACATTTGTAGGATCTGGAAGAATCTACAGCATCTCAAAGATCAGCTCTGATGACAGTGGAGAATACAAGTGCAGATCCATCAATGAACATGGAGAGAAATACTCTGATGCTGTGACTTTAAACGTCATGT ACCCTCTCAGGAACGTCTCAGTGTTGATAACTGGATCTGGTGAAATAGtgtcaggagattcagtgactctgatctgcagcagtgattcaaaccctcctgctCTGAACTTCAGCTGGTTTAAGGAGAATGAAAGCTCAGCTGTTGGAtctggacagagtttcagtgcACTACAGAGTGGACGCTTCTATGGTCAGGCTCACAATCAACATGGATCTCAGAGATCAGACGCTGTAACTGTCACAG AGCATCATAGATCCAGTTGGCATGTAGTTTTTGGGATCACAGTGGAATGTGGGGCATTTTTCATCCTCgccatcatcattatcatcgTCATACTGTTTATAATGTGA
- the LOC137032421 gene encoding streptococcal hemagglutinin-like, protein MSTLVVQQRHLWLTLADMRETDKHWFLDSPVSPVGLFVDAVESFAQQFSAAQKQAEAIKHVMPRRSAAASTQPLVAQPQPARVLNRSADEHSQQLPLAGEWRLHPQAVQLIWQHFGEAQVDLFASPETAHCQWFYSLTDGTLGTDALAHSWPRGLRKYAFPPVSLLAQLLCKVREDEEQDAEVLSDLPQAVVDTLTSARASSTRSLYALKWNLFVEWCSSRLEDPRSCSVGSVLSFLQEGLERRLSPSTLKVYVAAIAAHHHAVGGKSLGKHDLMVRFLRGASRLYPPCPSSVPSLDLTLVLSALRGHPFEPLQTVDLKVMSLKTVLLVALASIKRVVNLQALPSEESDPALASLCPIHTLRVYVDRTRSFRTSDQLFVCYGGQQKGKAVSKQRMAHWIVDAITLAYGFQGVPCPFRLRAHSTRGVASSWALAHGYTLTPVPTSASTSASHSTIPETTYTSTAETTSETTTPQSETTPVTTSASTSASHSTIPETTSTSTTVTTSETRTSQSESTSVTTSATTSASHSITHKPTSTSTTVTTSETTTPQSETTPVITSTSTSASHSITPEPTSTSTTVTSETPTSQSETTPLTTSASTSASHSVTPEPTSTSTTVTTSETTSQSETTSVPTAASTSASHSITPEPTSTSTPVTSETITSQSETTPVPISASTSASHSVTPEPTSTSTPVTTSETTSQSETTPVPISASTSASHSVTPEPTSTSTPVTTSETITSQSETTPVSTSASTSASHSVTPEPTSTSTQVTTSETITSQTETTPVPTSASTSASHPVTPEPTSTSTPVTTSETITSQSETTPVSTSASTSASHSVTPEPTSTSTTVTTSETTSQSETSPLTKSASTSASHSITPEPTSTSTPVTTSETTTSQSETTPVPTSASTSASHPVTPEPTSTSTTVTTSATTSQSETTPVPISASTSASHSVTPEPTSTSTPVTTSETTSQSETTPVPISASTSASHSVTPEPTSTSTPVTTSETITSQSETTPVSTSASTSASHSVTPEPTSTSTTVTTSETTSQSETSPLTKSASTSASHSITPEPTSTSTPVTTSETTTSQSETTPVPTSASKSASYSVTPEPTSTSTTVTTSETTTSQSETTPVPISASTSASHSVTPEPTSTSTPVTTSETTSQSETTPVPISASTSASHSVTPEPTSTSTTVTTSETTTSQSQTTPVSTSASHSVTPEPTSTSTPVTTSETITSQSETTPVSTSASTSASHSVTPEPTSTSTTVTTSETTSQSETSPLTKSASTSASHSITPEPTSTSTPVTTSETTTSQSETTPVPTSASKSASYSVTPEPTSTSTPVTTSETITSQSETTPVPTSASHPVTPEPTSTSTPVTTSETTTSQSETTPVPTSASKSASYSVTPEPTSTSTTVTTSETITSQSETTPVPTSASTSASHSVTPEPTSTSTTVTTSETTTSQSQTTPVSTSTSTSASHSVTPEPTSTSTTVTTSETITSQSETTPVTTSASTSASHSITPEPTSTSTTVTTSETTSQSETTPVPTSASTSASHSITPEPTSTSTPVTTSETITSQSETTPVPTSASTSASHSVTPEPTSTSTTLTTTETTTSQSETTPVPTSASHPVTPEPTSTSTPVTTSETTTSQSETTPVPTSASKSASYSVTPEPTSTSTTVTTSETTTSQSQTTPVSTSASHSVTPEPTSTSTTVTASETTSQSETTPVTTSASTSASHSITPETASTSTAVTTSETTSQSETTPVPTSASTSASQSVTSESTSTSTTLTTTETTTSQSETTPVPTSASHPVTPEPTSTSTPVTTSETITSQSETTPVPTSASTSASHSITPEPTSTSTPLTTSETTTSQSETTPVPTSASKSASYSVTPEPTSTSTTVTTSETTTSQSQTTPVSTSASTSASHSVTPEPKSTSTTVTTSETITSQSETTPVSTSASTSASHSITPETASTSTTVTTSETASQSETTPVPTSASTSASHSVTSEPTSTSTTLTTTETTSQSETTPVPTSASTSASHSVTPEPTSTSTTLTTSETISKSETSPLTKSASTSASHSITPEPPSTSTPVTTSETTTSQSQTTPVPTSASTSASHSVTPEPTSTSTPVTTSETITSHSETTPVPTSASTSASHSVTPEPTSTSTTVTTSETTTSQSQTTPVSTSASTSASHSVTPEPTSTSSTNSIYSSINNNTCTNIYINYTSIYNSNNPPNIYFNYTYFYN, encoded by the exons ATGTCTACTCtcgtagtccagcaacgccacctctggctgaccttggcggACATGAGGGAAACTGATAAACATTGGTTCCTGGactcccccgtgtctccggtcggccttttcgtcGACGCAGTGGAGagctttgcccaacagttctccgctgcacagaagcaggctgaggccaTCAAAcacgtcatgccacggcggtccgctgctgcctccacccagccgctcgtggctcagcctcagcctgctc gtgtgcttaacCGTTCAGCCGACGAGCACTCACAGCAGcttccacttgcgggcgagtggcggctccatccccaggcggtccagctgatctggcagcacttcggcgaggcccaggtagacctgtttgcctccccagagactgcccactgccagtggttttactCCCTGACCGACGGCACGCTCGgtacggatgccctggcacacagctggccccggggcctacgcaaatatgcgtttcccccagtgagccttctcgcacagcttctgtgcaaggtcagggaggacgaggagcag gatgcggaggttctgagtgatctcccgcaagcggtcgtagacaccctcacttccgctagagcttcTTCCACtaggagcctctatgcgttgaagtggaacctgttcgttgaGTGGTGCTCCTCTCGCctagaggacccccgatcatgctcggtcggatctgtgctttccttcctgcaagagggtctggagcgaaggctgtctccctccaccctcaaggtatATGTTGCAGCTATCgctgcacatcaccatgcagtgggtggtaagtccctggggaaacacgatctgatggtcaggttcctgaggggggcaaGTAGACTGTATCCTCCTTGCCCTTCCTCTGTACCCTCTTtggatctgaccctggttctctcagctctccggggtcatccctttgagcctttgcaaacAGTCGACCTGAAAGTAATGTCTCTTAAAACTGtccttctggttgcattggcttccattaagagg gtagtgaacctgcaagcgctgccctcggaggaatcagacccagccctagcttcaCTCTGTCCCATCCACACTCTGCGTGTGTACGTTGACAGAAcacgaagcttcaggacctcagaccagctctttgtctgttacggaggccagcagaagggaaaggctgtctccaagcagaggatggcccactggatagtggatgccatcaccCTGGCGTATGGTTTCCAGGGTGTGCCTTGCCCGTTcaggttgagagcccactccaccagaggagtggcttcttcctgggcgctggctcatg gctATACCTTAACTCCAGTACCAACATCTGCATCAACATCAGCATCTCACTCAACAATCCCTGAAACAACATATACATCAACTGCAGAAACAACATCTGAAACCACAACACCTCAATCAGAAACAACTCCAGTAACAACATCTGCATCAACATCAGCATCTCACTCGACAATTCCTGAAACAACATCTACATCAACTACAGTAACAACATCTGAAACCAGAACATCTCAATCGGAATCAACTTCAGTAACAACATCTGCAACAACATCTGCATCTCACTCAATAACCCATAAACCAACATCTACATCAACTACAGTAACAACATCTGAAACCACAACACCTCAATCAGAAACAACTCCAGTAATAACATCTACATCAACATCTGCATCTCACTCAATAACCCCTGAACCAACATCTACATCAACAACAGTAACATCTGAAACCCCAACATCTCAATCAGAAACAACACCATTAACCACATCTGCATCAACATCTGCATCTCACTCAGTAACCCCTGAACCAACATCTACATCAACTACAGTAACAACATCTGAAACAACATCTCAATCAGAAACAACTTCAGTACCAACAGCTGCATCAACATCTGCATCTCACTCAATAACCCCTGAACCAACATCTACATCAACTCCAGTAACATCTGAAACCATAACATCTCAATCAGAAACAACTCCAGTACCAATATCTGCATCGACATCTGCATCTCACTCAGTAACCCCTGAACCAACATCTACATCAACTCCAGTAACAACATCTGAAACAACATCTCAATCAGAAACAACTCCAGTACCAATATCTGCATCAACATCTGCATCTCACTCAGTAACCCCTGAACCAACATCTACATCAACTCCAGTAACAACATCTGAAACCATAACATCTCAATCAGAAACAACTCCAGTATCAACATCTGCATCAACATCTGCATCTCACTCAGTAACCCCTGAACCAACATCTACATCAACTCAAGTAACAACATCTGAAACCATAACATCTCAAACAGAAACAACTCCAGTACCAACATCTGCATCAACATCTGCATCTCACCCAGTAACCCCTGAACCAACATCTACATCAACTCCAGTAACAACATCTGAAACCATAACATCTCAATCAGAAACAACTCCAGTATCAACATCTGCATCAACATCTGCATCTCACTCAGTAACCCCTGAACCAACATCTACATCAACTACAGTAACAACATCTGAAACAACATCTCAATCAGAAACATCTCCATTAACAAAATCTGCATCAACATCTGCATCTCACTCAATAACCCCTGAACCAACATCTACATCAACTCCAGTAACAACATCTGAAACCACAACATCTCAATCAGAAACAACTCCAGTACCAACATCTGCATCAACATCTGCATCTCACCCAGTAACCCCTGAACCAACATCTACATCAACTACAGTAACAACATCTGCAACAACATCTCAATCAGAAACAACTCCAGTACCAATATCTGCATCAACATCTGCATCTCACTCAGTAACTCCTGAACCAACATCTACATCAACTCCAGTAACAACATCTGAAACAACATCTCAATCAGAAACAACTCCAGTACCAATATCTGCATCAACATCTGCATCTCACTCAGTAACCCCTGAACCAACATCTACATCAACTCCAGTAACAACATCTGAAACCATAACATCTCAATCAGAAACAACTCCAGTATCAACATCTGCATCAACATCTGCATCTCACTCAGTAACCCCTGAACCAACATCTACATCAACTACAGTAACAACATCTGAAACAACATCTCAATCAGAAACATCTCCATTAACAAAATCTGCATCAACATCTGCATCTCACTCAATAACCCCTGAACCAACATCTACATCAACTCCAGTAACAACATCTGAAACCACAACATCTCAATCAGAAACAACTCCAGTACCAACATCTGCATCAAAATCTGCATCTTACTCAGTAACCCCTGAACCAACATCTACATCAACTACAGTAACAACATCTGAAACCACAACATCTCAATCAGAAACAACTCCAGTACCAATATCTGCATCAACATCTGCATCTCACTCAGTAACCCCTGAACCAACATCTACATCAACTCCAGTAACAACATCTGAAACAACATCTCAATCAGAAACAACTCCAGTACCAATATCTGCATCAACATCTGCATCTCACTCAGTAACCCCTGAACCAACATCTACATCAACTACAGTAACAACATCTGAAACCACAACATCTCAATCACAAACAACTCCAGTATCAACATCTGCATCTCACTCAGTAACCCCTGAACCAACATCTACATCAACTCCAGTAACAACATCTGAAACCATAACATCTCAATCAGAAACAACTCCAGTATCAACATCTGCATCAACATCTGCATCTCACTCAGTAACCCCTGAACCAACATCTACATCAACTACAGTAACAACATCTGAAACAACATCTCAATCAGAAACATCTCCATTAACAAAATCTGCATCAACATCTGCATCTCACTCAATAACCCCTGAACCAACATCTACATCAACTCCAGTAACAACATCTGAAACCACAACATCTCAATCAGAAACAACTCCAGTACCAACATCTGCATCAAAATCTGCATCTTACTCAGTAACCCCTGAACCAACATCTACATCAACTCCAGTAACAACATCTGAAACCATCACATCTCAATCAGAAACAACTCCAGTACCAACATCTGCATCTCACCCAGTAACCCCTGAACCAACATCTACATCAACTCCAGTAACAACATCTGAAACCACAACATCTCAATCAGAAACAACTCCAGTACCAACATCTGCATCAAAATCTGCATCTTACTCAGTAACCCCTGAACCAACATCTACATCAACTACAGTAACAACATCTGAAACCATCACATCTCAATCAGAAACAACTCCAGTACCAACATCTGCATCAACGTCTGCATCTCACTCAGTAACCCCTGAACCAACATCTACATCAACTACAGTAACAACATCTGAAACCACAACATCTCAATCACAAACAACTCCAGTATCAACATCTACATCAACATCTGCATCTCACTCAGTAACCCCTGAACCAACATCTACATCAACTACAGTAACAACATCTGAAACCATAACATCTCAATCAGAAACAACTCCAGTAACAACATCTGCATCAACATCTGCATCTCACTCAATAACCCCTGAACCAACATCTACATCAACTACAGTAACAACATCTGAAACAACATCTCAATCAGAAACAACTCCAGTACCAACATCTGCATCAACGTCTGCATCTCACTCAATAACCCCTGAACCAACATCTACATCAACTCCAGTAACAACATCTGAAACCATAACATCTCAATCAGAAACAACTCCAGTACCAACATCTGCATCAACATCTGCATCTCACTCAGTAACCCCTGAACCAACATCTACATCAACTACATTAACAACAACTGAAACCACAACATCTCAATCAGAAACAACTCCAGTACCAACATCTGCATCTCACCCAGTAACCCCTGAACCAACATCTACATCAACTCCAGTAACAACATCTGAAACCACAACATCTCAATCAGAAACAACTCCAGTACCAACATCTGCATCAAAATCTGCATCTTACTCAGTAACCCCTGAACCAACATCTACATCAACTACAGTAACAACATCTGAAACCACAACATCTCAATCACAAACAACTCCAGTATCAACATCTGCATCTCACTCAGTAACCCCTGAACCAACATCTACATCAACTACAGTAACAGCATCTGAAACAACATCTCAATCAGAAACAACTCCAGTAACAACATCTGCATCAACATCTGCATCTCACTCAATAACCCCTGAAACAGCATCTACATCAACTGCAGTAACAACATCTGAAACAACATCTCAATCAGAAACAACTCCAGTACCAACATCTGCATCAACATCTGCATCTCAATCAGTAACCTCTGAATCAACATCTACATCAACTACATTAACAACAACTGAAACCACAACATCTCAATCAGAAACAACTCCAGTACCAACATCTGCATCTCACCCAGTAACCCCTGAACCAACATCTACATCAACTCCAGTAACAACATCTGAAACCATCACATCTCAATCAGAAACAACTCCAGTACCAACATCTGCATCAACGTCTGCATCTCACTCAATAACCCCTGAACCAACATCTACATCAACTCCATTAACAACATCTGAAACCACAACATCTCAATCAGAAACAACTCCAGTACCAACATCTGCATCAAAATCTGCATCTTACTCAGTAACCCCTGAACCAACATCTACATCAACTACAGTAACAACATCTGAAACCACAACATCTCAATCACAAACAACTCCAGTATCAACATCTGCATCAACATCTGCATCTCACTCAGTAACCCCTGAACCAAAATCTACATCAACTACAGTAACAACATCTGAAACCATAACATCTCAATCAGAAACAACTCCAGTATCAACATCTGCATCAACATCTGCATCTCACTCAATAACCCCTGAAACAGCATCTACATCAACTACAGTAACAACATCTGAAACAGCATCTCAATCAGAAACAACTCCAGTACCAACATCTGCATCAACATCTGCATCTCACTCAGTAACCTCTGAACCAACATCTACATCAACTACATTaacaacaactgaaacaacATCTCAATCAGAAACAACTCCAGTACCAACATCTGCATCAACATCTGCATCTCACTCAGTAACCCCTGAACCAACATCTACATCAACTACATTAACAACATCTGAAACAATATCTAAATCAGAAACATCTCCATTAACTAAATCTGCATCAACATCTGCATCTCACTCAATAACCCCTGAACCACCATCTACATCAACTCCAGTAACAACATCTGAAACCACAACATCTCAATCACAAACAACTCCAGTACCAACATCTGCATCAACATCTGCATCTCACTCAGTAACCCCTGAACCAACATCTACATCAACTCCAGTAACAACATCTGAAACCATAACATCTCACTCAGAAACAACTCCAGTACCAACATCTGCATCAACATCTGCATCTCACTCAGTAACCCCTGAACCAACATCTACATCAACTACAGTAACAACATCTGAAACCACAACATCTCAATCACAAACAACTCCAGTATCAACATCTGCATCAACATCTGCATCTCACTCAGTAACCCCTGAACCAACATCTACATCATCTACA AATAGCATCTACAGCTCAATCAACAACAACACCTGCACTAACATCTACATTAACTACACCAGCATCTACAACTCAAACAACCCTCCCAACATATACTTCAACTACACATACTTCTACAACTGA